The Microbacterium sp. SORGH_AS_0428 genome contains the following window.
GTGGTTCGCTGCGTATCCATGGACACTCTCAGCAACGGATTCGCCCTCGGAGCGATGTGGTTCGGCACTCGGCTCTCGGAGGAGACGTCGTTCGCGCTGCTCGATCGCTTCGTCTCGCGCGGCGGGCGCTGGCTCGACACTTCCGACAACTACGCCTTCTGGGCCTCGCCGTCCGGCCGAGGAGGGGCGAGCGAGACGGTGCTGGGCGAATGGCTCCGCCGTCATCCGGGCGTGCGGGACGACGTGTCGATCTCGACGAAGGTCGGCGCGAACCCGACCCAGCCCGGCGCCGGCGCGGCATCCCTGGAGGGGCTCGCCCCCGGCGCCATCGCCGAGGCGATCGCGGGATCGATGGAGCGGCTCGGCGTCGAGACGATCGACCTGCTGTGGGCGCACGTCGAAGACCGCACGGTTCCGCTCGAGGATCAGGTCGAGGCGTTCGGGTCGCTCGTCGCAGACGGGCGGGTCAGGCGGCTGGGTGCGTCCAACCACGCGATGTGGCGCGTCGAGAGAGCGCGCGCGGCGGCGCGGGCGCGCAGCATCGAGCCCTTCCGCTTCGTGCAGCTGCGGCACAGCTACCTCCAGCCGATTCCGTTCGCACCGCT
Protein-coding sequences here:
- a CDS encoding aldo/keto reductase, yielding MDTLSNGFALGAMWFGTRLSEETSFALLDRFVSRGGRWLDTSDNYAFWASPSGRGGASETVLGEWLRRHPGVRDDVSISTKVGANPTQPGAGAASLEGLAPGAIAEAIAGSMERLGVETIDLLWAHVEDRTVPLEDQVEAFGSLVADGRVRRLGASNHAMWRVERARAAARARSIEPFRFVQLRHSYLQPIPFAPLPDWGHVIASPEALDYVASEELGMWAYTTLLGGAFARGERLQEAYRHPDTERRLAALDRVARRWDATRNQVVLSWLLEGSPAVTPIIGVSDLAQLDEAMDALQLHVDAEDRAELDGKQDA